One window of Paenibacillus albicereus genomic DNA carries:
- a CDS encoding competence/damage-inducible protein A encodes MKAEIIAVGTELLLGQIVNTNARYLSQGLAALGIDVFFQTVVGDNDARIRQAIETARSRADLLLFTGGLGPTMDDLTKDVLAGYLGRRILIHEPTMEAMERFFASRGSHMVESNRRQANWIEGSEPLENEAGLAVGNALEQDGTRYILLPGPPKEMVPMFEGPATRWLLAEIGAGAPLHSRILRFAGIGESRLEHELIDLIESQSDPTIAPYAKEGEVAIRLSSKSADEAQALDRIERMAQRIRERLGAHIYAEEDISLEEAVLRRLRTRRMRVSVAESCTGGLLAELITGIPGSSGEFLGGIVTYTNTMKHKLLGIPLAQLDGPDAPGAVSASTAALMAQRVAETTGSDWGVSVTGVAGPGSSEGKPVGLVYIGIARKGGEVQTHELNAGGNRDMVRIRAAKHALYRLWLALAE; translated from the coding sequence GTGAAAGCCGAAATCATCGCCGTAGGAACGGAACTGCTGCTTGGACAGATCGTCAACACGAACGCCCGCTATCTTTCCCAGGGCCTCGCTGCCCTCGGCATCGACGTCTTCTTCCAGACTGTCGTCGGCGACAACGACGCCCGCATCCGCCAGGCGATCGAGACGGCGCGTTCCCGCGCCGACCTGCTGCTGTTCACCGGCGGGCTCGGCCCGACGATGGACGACCTGACCAAAGACGTGCTTGCCGGCTATCTCGGCCGCCGCATCCTCATCCACGAGCCGACGATGGAAGCGATGGAGCGGTTTTTCGCCTCCCGGGGCAGCCATATGGTGGAGAGCAATCGCCGGCAGGCCAACTGGATCGAGGGCAGCGAGCCGCTGGAGAACGAGGCGGGGCTTGCCGTCGGCAATGCGCTGGAGCAGGACGGCACCCGCTACATCCTGCTGCCTGGCCCGCCCAAGGAGATGGTCCCGATGTTCGAAGGACCGGCGACGCGCTGGCTGCTGGCCGAGATCGGCGCGGGGGCGCCGCTCCACTCCCGCATCCTGCGCTTCGCCGGCATCGGCGAGTCGCGGCTCGAGCATGAGCTGATCGATCTGATCGAGAGCCAGAGCGATCCGACGATCGCCCCCTATGCCAAGGAGGGAGAGGTCGCGATCCGCCTCTCCAGCAAGTCTGCCGACGAGGCGCAGGCGCTCGACCGCATCGAGCGCATGGCGCAGCGGATCCGCGAGCGCCTCGGCGCGCATATCTACGCGGAGGAGGACATCTCGCTCGAGGAGGCGGTGCTGCGAAGGCTGCGGACGAGGCGGATGCGGGTCAGCGTGGCGGAAAGCTGCACGGGCGGCCTGCTGGCCGAGCTGATTACCGGCATCCCCGGCAGCAGCGGCGAGTTCCTCGGCGGCATCGTCACGTATACGAATACGATGAAGCACAAGCTGCTCGGCATTCCGCTTGCCCAGCTGGACGGTCCGGACGCCCCCGGTGCCGTGAGCGCGTCTACCGCGGCGCTGATGGCGCAGCGGGTGGCGGAGACGACCGGTAGCGACTGGGGCGTGTCGGTCACCGGCGTGGCGGGACCGGGCTCTTCGGAGGGCAAGCCGGTGGGGCTCGTCTATATCGGCATCGCCCGCAAGGGCGGGGAGGTCCAGACGCATGAGCTGAATGCGGGCGGCAACCGCGACATGGTGCGTATCCGCGCCGCCAAGCACGCCCTGTACCGGCTCTGGCTGGCGCTTGCGGAGTAG
- a CDS encoding stage V sporulation protein S, translated as MDVLKVSAKSNPNSVAGALAGVLRERGAAELQAIGAGALNQAVKAVAIARGFVAPSGVDLICIPAFTDIVIDGEDRTAIKLIVEPR; from the coding sequence ATGGACGTCTTAAAAGTTTCCGCAAAGTCCAATCCTAATTCCGTAGCAGGGGCGCTGGCAGGAGTTCTCCGGGAGCGTGGTGCGGCCGAGCTTCAAGCGATCGGGGCAGGCGCCTTGAATCAAGCCGTCAAAGCGGTCGCGATCGCAAGGGGATTCGTCGCGCCGAGCGGCGTTGACCTGATCTGCATCCCGGCTTTCACCGATATCGTCATCGACGGCGAGGACCGAACCGCAATCAAGCTGATCGTAGAGCCTCGCTGA
- a CDS encoding TIGR00282 family metallophosphoesterase: protein MKVLFIGDIVGNVGRAALRKALPALRAKHNPDIVIVNGENAAAGRGITAAIAKEFFDWGVNGITMGNHTWDNKDLFDWIDDESRLVRPANFSSEAPGIGSTVIKAGSKKLGILNVQGRTFLPPNDCPFKTADAHLERLKRETSCVLVDFHAEATSEKIAMGWYLDGRASIVVGTHTHVQTNDDRILPEGTAFLTDVGMTGPMDGILGMERDAVLHKFLTGLPSRFVVAEGDWHLHGVLAVLDEATGRAQRFEKIRLTETSLAMF, encoded by the coding sequence ATGAAGGTTCTGTTTATCGGCGACATCGTCGGCAACGTCGGCCGAGCGGCGCTGCGCAAGGCGCTGCCCGCGCTCCGAGCCAAGCACAACCCGGATATCGTCATCGTCAACGGCGAGAACGCCGCCGCCGGCCGCGGCATCACCGCCGCGATCGCCAAGGAGTTTTTCGACTGGGGCGTGAACGGCATTACGATGGGCAACCACACGTGGGACAACAAGGATTTGTTCGATTGGATCGACGACGAATCGCGGCTCGTCCGTCCGGCGAACTTCTCGAGCGAAGCTCCGGGCATCGGCTCCACGGTCATCAAGGCCGGCAGCAAAAAGCTGGGCATCCTCAACGTCCAGGGACGCACGTTCCTGCCTCCGAACGACTGCCCGTTCAAGACGGCCGACGCGCATCTGGAGCGGCTGAAGCGCGAGACGAGCTGCGTGCTCGTCGATTTCCATGCCGAGGCGACATCGGAGAAGATCGCGATGGGCTGGTATCTGGACGGCCGGGCTTCCATCGTCGTCGGCACCCATACGCATGTCCAGACGAACGATGACCGGATTCTGCCGGAGGGCACGGCTTTCCTGACCGATGTCGGCATGACGGGGCCGATGGACGGCATCCTCGGGATGGAGCGCGATGCGGTGCTGCACAAGTTCTTGACCGGCTTGCCGTCCCGATTCGTCGTGGCGGAGGGAGACTGGCATCTGCACGGCGTGCTGGCTGTGCTGGATGAAGCGACAGGACGGGCGCAGCGGTTCGAGAAGATTCGGCTGACGGAAACGTCGCTCGCGATGTTTTAG
- the pgsA gene encoding CDP-diacylglycerol--glycerol-3-phosphate 3-phosphatidyltransferase, whose amino-acid sequence MNLANKITLARIFLVPVILFFLLIRFDLGMVRFEDFELTYTQIIAALIFIIAASTDGLDGYLARKNKMVTNLGKLLDPLADKLLVAAVLISLVQMDKLSAFIAIVIISREFAVTGLRQVALLEGAVLAASTWGKWKTGVQIAMIIALLLNNFPFALVDIRMDLILSWAAALITIWSGIDYFVKNRNLIPVE is encoded by the coding sequence TTGAACCTGGCCAACAAGATCACGCTCGCGCGCATCTTCTTAGTGCCTGTCATCCTGTTTTTTCTATTGATCCGTTTCGATCTGGGCATGGTCCGGTTCGAAGATTTCGAGCTTACATACACGCAGATCATCGCGGCCTTGATCTTCATCATCGCCGCGAGCACCGACGGGCTGGACGGCTATCTGGCCCGCAAGAACAAGATGGTCACCAATCTGGGCAAGCTGCTCGATCCGCTTGCGGACAAGCTGCTCGTGGCGGCTGTGCTCATCTCGCTCGTTCAGATGGACAAGCTTTCCGCGTTCATCGCCATCGTCATCATCAGCCGGGAGTTCGCGGTGACCGGGCTTCGCCAGGTCGCCTTGCTCGAGGGCGCCGTCCTGGCGGCCAGCACCTGGGGCAAGTGGAAGACCGGGGTGCAGATCGCGATGATCATCGCGCTGCTGCTCAACAACTTCCCGTTCGCGCTGGTGGACATCCGCATGGACCTGATCCTCAGCTGGGCCGCGGCCCTCATCACGATCTGGTCCGGCATCGACTACTTCGTCAAGAACCGCAACCTGATTCCCGTCGAATAG
- a CDS encoding YajQ family cyclic di-GMP-binding protein → MSSESSFDIVSKVDLQELSNAIDQAEKEIENRFDFKGSKSSIKLEKEELIVASDDEYKLKSVIDILQTKMIKRGVPIKNMDFGKIEAASLGTVRQRIKLKQGIGQDDAKKINVLIRDSKLKVKSQIQGDQLRVTGKSRDDLQAVISLLRGANLELELQYTNYR, encoded by the coding sequence ATGAGTTCGGAAAGTTCGTTCGATATCGTATCCAAGGTAGACCTGCAGGAGCTGAGCAACGCCATCGACCAAGCGGAAAAGGAAATTGAGAACCGCTTCGATTTCAAAGGGAGCAAGAGCAGCATCAAGCTGGAGAAGGAGGAGCTGATCGTCGCCTCCGATGACGAGTACAAGCTGAAAAGCGTCATCGACATCCTCCAGACGAAAATGATCAAGCGCGGAGTGCCGATCAAAAACATGGACTTCGGCAAGATCGAGGCCGCCTCGCTCGGGACGGTCCGCCAGCGGATCAAGCTCAAGCAAGGCATCGGCCAGGACGACGCCAAGAAGATCAACGTGCTCATCCGCGATTCCAAGCTGAAGGTGAAGAGCCAGATCCAGGGCGACCAGCTGCGCGTGACGGGCAAGAGCCGGGACGACCTGCAGGCGGTCATCTCGCTGCTTCGCGGAGCGAATCTCGAGCTCGAGCTGCAGTACACCAATTATCGCTGA
- a CDS encoding regulatory protein RecX — MEEQEKRITRVEQDEKKASIYWIYIEGSEEPELSVHEDILVKYRLLKGALIEPKLMARIAEENARYRAYAAAVFYVGFKMRTTKEMTSYLKRKEFEEEDIRHAIERLQQERVIDDRDYARMFASQRLRGSQKGRRLIRMELEQRGIPKETAGRAVEALDDEEERRTALKAGEKKWRSLKGDERDKRMKLTGFLLRRGFSSDLVRETVRHIQGAAGGEDEADGGWLDN; from the coding sequence ATGGAGGAGCAGGAAAAACGGATTACGCGCGTCGAGCAGGATGAGAAAAAGGCATCGATCTATTGGATCTATATCGAAGGCAGCGAGGAGCCGGAGCTGTCCGTGCATGAGGACATCCTCGTCAAATACCGCCTGCTCAAGGGTGCGCTCATCGAGCCGAAGCTGATGGCGCGCATCGCGGAGGAGAACGCCCGATACCGGGCGTATGCGGCCGCCGTCTTCTACGTCGGCTTCAAGATGCGGACGACAAAGGAAATGACCTCTTATCTGAAGCGAAAGGAATTCGAGGAGGAGGACATCCGCCACGCGATCGAGCGGCTGCAGCAGGAGCGCGTCATCGACGATCGCGACTATGCCCGCATGTTCGCTTCCCAGCGGCTGCGAGGCAGCCAGAAGGGCAGGCGGCTCATCCGGATGGAGCTGGAGCAGCGCGGCATCCCCAAGGAGACGGCAGGCCGCGCGGTCGAAGCTCTCGACGACGAGGAGGAACGGCGGACCGCGCTCAAGGCCGGAGAGAAGAAATGGCGCAGCCTGAAGGGAGATGAGCGCGACAAGCGCATGAAGCTGACCGGCTTTCTGCTGCGAAGGGGCTTTTCGAGCGATCTCGTACGGGAGACCGTGCGGCATATCCAAGGCGCTGCCGGAGGCGAGGACGAGGCCGACGGGGGCTGGCTTGACAATTGA
- the rny gene encoding ribonuclease Y, translating to MDTIWWILIVLVVGAITFGIGYFVRKSFAEAKISSAEQAALQIVEQAKKEADAVKKETVLEAKDEIHKLRSEADKDIRERRNENQRLERRLLQKEESLDKKIEALERKEELVANKEKRIEETQEQIDSIYRQQQSELERISGLTTEDAKTIIFNNVEQEVRHETAQMIKELEQQAKEEADKKARDIISLAIQRCAADHVAETTVSVVTLPNEEMKGRIIGREGRNIRALETLTGIDLIIDDTPEAVILSGFDPIRREIARTALEKLVADGRIHPARIEEMVEKSRREVDERIREYGEQATFEVGVHAIHPDLIKILGRLKYRTSYGQNVLKHSMEVAYLTGLMAAELGEDVTLAKRAGLLHDIGKALDHEVEGSHVEIGVELARKYKEHPVVINSIASHHGDCEATSVIAMLVGAADALSAARPGARRETLETYIKRLEKLEAISESFDGVEKSYAIQAGREVRVMVQPEKIDDTEAFRLARDITKKIEGELDYPGHIKVTVIRETRAVEYAK from the coding sequence ATGGACACCATCTGGTGGATCTTGATCGTTCTCGTTGTTGGCGCGATTACCTTTGGGATTGGTTACTTCGTCCGAAAGTCGTTTGCCGAGGCTAAGATTTCCAGTGCCGAGCAGGCCGCCCTCCAGATCGTCGAACAGGCGAAAAAGGAAGCGGATGCGGTGAAAAAAGAAACGGTGCTGGAAGCGAAAGACGAAATCCATAAACTCCGTTCGGAAGCGGACAAGGACATTCGGGAGAGACGCAATGAGAATCAGCGTCTTGAAAGGCGCTTGCTGCAAAAAGAGGAGTCGTTGGATAAGAAAATTGAGGCACTCGAACGCAAAGAAGAATTGGTAGCCAACAAGGAGAAACGAATCGAGGAAACGCAAGAGCAGATTGACTCCATCTACCGTCAGCAGCAGAGCGAGCTGGAGCGGATTTCCGGCCTGACCACAGAGGATGCGAAGACGATCATCTTCAACAACGTGGAGCAGGAGGTCCGTCATGAGACGGCGCAGATGATCAAGGAGCTGGAGCAGCAAGCCAAGGAAGAAGCGGACAAAAAAGCCCGCGACATCATCTCCCTGGCCATCCAGCGCTGCGCCGCCGATCATGTCGCGGAAACGACGGTATCCGTCGTGACGCTGCCGAACGAGGAGATGAAGGGCCGCATCATCGGCCGCGAGGGCCGCAACATCCGCGCGCTCGAGACGCTTACCGGCATCGACCTGATTATCGACGATACGCCGGAAGCGGTCATCTTGTCCGGATTCGATCCGATTCGTCGGGAGATTGCCCGCACGGCGCTGGAGAAGCTGGTCGCCGACGGCAGGATCCATCCCGCCCGGATCGAGGAGATGGTCGAGAAGTCCCGCCGCGAGGTGGACGAGCGGATCCGCGAATACGGCGAGCAGGCGACCTTCGAGGTCGGGGTGCATGCGATCCACCCGGATCTCATCAAAATTCTCGGCCGCCTGAAGTACCGGACAAGCTATGGCCAGAACGTGCTGAAGCACTCGATGGAGGTCGCTTATTTGACCGGCCTGATGGCTGCCGAGCTGGGCGAGGATGTCACCTTGGCCAAGCGTGCCGGCTTGCTGCATGATATCGGCAAGGCGCTCGACCATGAAGTCGAGGGCTCCCATGTCGAGATCGGCGTCGAGCTGGCCCGCAAGTACAAGGAGCATCCGGTCGTCATCAACAGCATCGCGTCCCATCATGGCGACTGCGAGGCGACCTCGGTCATCGCGATGCTCGTCGGAGCTGCGGACGCGCTGTCCGCTGCCCGTCCGGGAGCGCGCCGCGAGACGCTCGAGACGTACATCAAGCGTCTGGAGAAGCTCGAGGCGATCTCCGAATCGTTCGACGGCGTCGAGAAATCGTACGCCATCCAGGCTGGGCGCGAGGTTCGCGTCATGGTTCAGCCCGAGAAGATCGACGATACGGAAGCGTTCCGCCTGGCGCGCGACATCACCAAAAAGATCGAAGGGGAGCTGGATTATCCGGGACATATCAAGGTCACGGTCATCCGCGAAACCCGTGCGGTCGAATACGCCAAGTAG
- the recA gene encoding recombinase RecA yields the protein MKDVDLLSDRRAALDMALRQIEKQFGKGSIMKLGESAQLAVETVSSGALALDIALGIGGFPRGRIIEVYGPESSGKTTVALHAIAEVQRTGGQAAFIDAEHALDPLYASKLGVNIDELLLSQPDTGEQALEIAEALVRSGAVDIIVIDSVAALVPKAEIEGEMGDTHVGLQARLMSQALRKLSGAISKSKTIAIFINQLREKVGVMFGNPETTPGGRALKFYSSVRLDVRRIESIKQGTDVVGNRTRIKVVKNKVAPPFRQAELDIMYGEGISRVGSIIDIGVEMDIVQKSGAWFSYNGDRLGQGRENAKQFLKDNEAVAGVIEGKIREAHNLNAAADRAAGAEVSKDEEDEFEELELDV from the coding sequence ATGAAGGATGTGGATCTCTTGTCAGATCGCCGCGCAGCTTTAGATATGGCGCTTCGCCAGATTGAGAAACAGTTCGGAAAAGGCTCCATCATGAAACTAGGCGAATCCGCCCAGCTGGCCGTAGAGACGGTCTCCAGCGGCGCGCTCGCATTGGATATCGCGCTCGGCATCGGGGGTTTCCCTCGCGGCCGTATTATTGAAGTCTATGGACCGGAATCGTCCGGCAAGACGACCGTCGCCCTGCACGCGATCGCCGAAGTGCAGCGCACGGGCGGACAAGCCGCCTTCATCGACGCGGAGCATGCGCTGGATCCTCTCTATGCCAGCAAGCTCGGCGTCAACATCGACGAGCTGCTGCTGTCCCAGCCGGATACGGGCGAGCAGGCGCTGGAGATCGCCGAGGCGCTCGTGCGCAGCGGCGCCGTCGACATCATCGTCATCGACTCCGTCGCGGCGCTCGTGCCGAAGGCCGAGATCGAGGGCGAGATGGGCGACACCCACGTCGGCCTGCAGGCGCGCCTCATGTCGCAGGCGCTGCGCAAGCTGTCCGGAGCGATCAGCAAGTCCAAGACGATCGCCATCTTCATCAACCAGCTCCGCGAGAAGGTCGGCGTCATGTTCGGCAACCCGGAGACGACTCCAGGCGGACGCGCCCTGAAGTTCTACAGCAGCGTGCGTCTGGACGTGCGCCGCATCGAGAGCATCAAGCAAGGCACGGACGTCGTGGGCAACCGGACCCGCATCAAGGTCGTCAAGAACAAGGTCGCGCCTCCGTTCCGTCAGGCCGAGCTGGACATCATGTACGGCGAAGGCATTTCCCGCGTCGGTAGCATCATCGACATCGGCGTGGAGATGGACATCGTGCAGAAGAGCGGCGCCTGGTTCAGCTATAACGGCGACCGTCTGGGCCAAGGACGGGAGAATGCCAAGCAGTTCCTCAAGGACAACGAGGCGGTCGCGGGCGTGATTGAAGGCAAGATTCGCGAAGCGCACAACCTCAACGCGGCTGCGGACCGCGCCGCCGGCGCCGAAGTCTCCAAGGACGAGGAGGACGAGTTCGAGGAGCTGGAGCTCGACGTCTGA
- a CDS encoding dipeptidase → MKELGQECLIADFHCDVLSKLLADPDLDPIDSANNHGPVTIDATLDRQRAGGYMLQAYAVYLTESKPKTMDAVLRSIDLFERKIAAHAGYRKVLGRRDLERALQEGKIAALLTLEGADALQGDGTLLRTAFALGVRVLGLTWNYANWAADGVLEPRQGGLTVKGRKLVDEARDLGLVLDVSHLTDTGFWELVERTERPLIASHSNSRRICPHPRNLTDDQLRALIAMDGRIGLTYVPYFMTDRGQAEARDLLPHIEHICSLGGENQLMLGSDFDGIEQYAKGLRHAGEAVHVRQEVERAYGATFAEKLLGGNAVRFLLKNLPD, encoded by the coding sequence GTGAAGGAATTGGGCCAAGAGTGCCTCATCGCAGATTTCCACTGCGACGTGCTGAGCAAGCTGCTGGCGGATCCCGATCTAGATCCGATCGACTCGGCCAACAATCACGGGCCGGTCACGATCGACGCGACGCTCGACCGTCAGCGGGCGGGCGGCTACATGCTTCAGGCCTATGCGGTCTATCTGACGGAATCGAAGCCGAAAACGATGGATGCGGTGCTCCGGTCGATCGATCTGTTCGAGCGGAAGATCGCCGCTCATGCCGGGTACCGGAAGGTCCTCGGACGTCGCGATCTGGAACGGGCGCTGCAGGAGGGCAAGATCGCCGCGTTGCTGACGCTGGAGGGAGCGGATGCGCTGCAAGGAGACGGGACGCTTCTCCGGACGGCGTTCGCCCTTGGGGTGCGCGTGCTCGGGCTGACGTGGAACTACGCCAACTGGGCCGCGGACGGCGTGCTGGAGCCGAGGCAAGGAGGGCTGACCGTCAAAGGCCGGAAGCTGGTCGACGAGGCGCGCGATCTCGGCCTGGTGCTCGATGTCTCCCATCTGACCGACACCGGCTTCTGGGAGCTCGTCGAGCGGACCGAACGGCCGCTGATCGCTTCCCATTCCAACTCGCGGCGCATCTGCCCGCATCCGCGCAACCTGACCGACGACCAGCTGCGCGCTCTGATCGCCATGGACGGCCGCATCGGACTGACCTACGTGCCCTATTTCATGACGGATCGCGGGCAGGCCGAGGCGCGCGACCTGCTGCCTCATATCGAACATATCTGCTCCCTCGGAGGGGAAAACCAATTGATGCTGGGATCGGATTTCGACGGCATCGAGCAGTATGCGAAAGGCTTGCGCCATGCCGGCGAAGCGGTCCATGTGCGGCAGGAAGTCGAGCGGGCCTACGGCGCGACGTTCGCCGAAAAGCTCCTGGGCGGCAACGCAGTCCGCTTTTTATTGAAAAACCTCCCGGATTAA